The Breoghania sp. genome has a segment encoding these proteins:
- a CDS encoding alpha/beta hydrolase, whose translation MDYNEILDGEMRAFIDETLSFYPDDLEPGDWSAQRAVYDRMAAHFHAGRPQGLSIADRTVSGVPVRIYGPASDTVIVYAHGGGFVLGGLESHDDVCAEIAAETAARVVSVDYRLVPEHPHPAAYDDVLAVVRELARNHRIVLCGDSAGAMIMGSIAGTWSAPALLGQVLIYPDLGYKPEGGSYETHAYAPLLSREECLSYGDLRHGPTDDPTANPSRGNLTELPPTWLFPAECDPLHDDCLRYRDQARMAGREVEVRTGQGLVHGWLRARHRSARAREEFAVICDRLRRAI comes from the coding sequence GTGGACTACAACGAGATACTCGATGGCGAGATGCGCGCGTTCATAGATGAAACGCTATCCTTCTATCCCGACGATCTGGAACCCGGTGACTGGTCTGCCCAACGTGCCGTCTACGACCGCATGGCTGCTCATTTCCACGCGGGCAGGCCGCAGGGGCTGTCCATTGCCGATCGCACTGTCTCTGGCGTCCCGGTGCGCATCTATGGACCGGCAAGCGACACCGTCATTGTCTATGCGCATGGCGGGGGATTCGTTCTGGGCGGACTGGAAAGCCACGACGATGTCTGCGCCGAGATCGCCGCTGAAACGGCTGCCCGTGTTGTGTCGGTCGACTATCGACTGGTGCCGGAGCATCCCCATCCCGCCGCCTATGACGATGTGCTCGCGGTTGTGAGGGAACTCGCCCGCAATCATCGCATCGTCCTCTGCGGGGATAGCGCTGGCGCAATGATCATGGGCTCGATCGCGGGGACGTGGTCAGCGCCTGCCTTGCTGGGGCAGGTTCTGATCTATCCCGATCTCGGCTACAAGCCGGAAGGCGGCAGCTACGAGACCCACGCATACGCGCCCTTGCTAAGCCGCGAGGAGTGTCTCAGCTACGGTGATCTCCGCCATGGCCCGACGGACGATCCGACGGCCAATCCCTCGCGCGGCAACCTGACAGAGCTTCCCCCGACCTGGCTTTTTCCTGCCGAATGCGATCCGCTCCACGATGATTGCCTGCGCTATCGTGATCAGGCGAGGATGGCTGGCAGGGAGGTCGAAGTCCGCACCGGGCAGGGGCTCGTCCATGGATGGCTCCGCGCCCGCCATCGCAGTGCGCGGGCCCGTGAAGAGTTTGCGGTG
- a CDS encoding DUF4424 domain-containing protein, whose protein sequence is MKSLNPYFITIAAFLFSLGAQANDTSATIASGGLEFVQQEAVAMLQEDLHITPERIDVRYVFRNESDRDITTLVAFPLPDIGAITDFSNPILPDQDAVNFIDFATRVNGQPVEMALDQRAIALGVDRTAMLREYGLPLEPYKSSTHDALAALPPDQKAQLRVVGLLRDDFDYEEAGWTMHTTYYWEQTFPAGREVVIEHSYRPVAGRSVAAPLGYGDPQGETAQQAKAAYCISDDLATSIEINKPRTKDEYGMPYTSATVEYILKTGANWSGPIRKFNLTVEAASPAHYAFLCLDGVRRISRSTLELSEKDFWPQRDLDILFIEPAEGN, encoded by the coding sequence ATGAAGAGCCTCAATCCGTATTTTATCACCATCGCCGCTTTTCTGTTTTCCCTTGGCGCGCAGGCCAATGACACCTCTGCCACCATAGCCTCCGGTGGGTTGGAATTCGTTCAGCAGGAGGCTGTGGCGATGTTGCAGGAAGACCTCCACATCACGCCCGAGCGCATCGACGTGCGCTATGTGTTTCGCAATGAAAGCGACAGGGACATCACCACGCTTGTGGCCTTTCCGCTTCCCGATATCGGAGCGATCACCGACTTCAGCAATCCCATTCTTCCCGATCAGGACGCGGTAAACTTCATCGACTTCGCCACCAGGGTGAACGGGCAACCTGTCGAAATGGCGCTCGACCAGCGTGCGATTGCGCTCGGCGTGGATCGAACCGCCATGCTGCGGGAATATGGCCTGCCGCTGGAGCCCTACAAGTCCTCCACCCATGATGCCCTGGCGGCCTTGCCCCCGGACCAGAAGGCACAGTTGCGGGTGGTCGGGCTTCTTCGCGATGATTTCGACTACGAGGAGGCCGGCTGGACGATGCACACGACCTATTACTGGGAGCAGACCTTTCCGGCGGGGCGTGAGGTGGTGATCGAGCACAGTTACAGGCCCGTGGCGGGGCGCAGCGTGGCCGCACCGCTCGGATACGGCGATCCGCAGGGCGAGACGGCGCAACAGGCAAAGGCCGCCTATTGCATATCCGATGATCTGGCGACCTCCATCGAGATCAACAAGCCGCGGACGAAGGATGAATATGGCATGCCCTATACGAGTGCCACGGTGGAATACATCCTGAAGACCGGGGCGAACTGGTCCGGGCCGATCCGCAAGTTCAACCTCACCGTGGAAGCGGCAAGTCCTGCCCATTACGCTTTTCTCTGCCTGGATGGGGTTCGCCGCATTTCCCGATCCACGCTGGAATTGAGCGAGAAGGATTTCTGGCCGCAGCGGGATCTCGACATTCTTTTCATCGAACCCGCCGAAGGGAACTAA
- a CDS encoding ABC transporter substrate-binding protein, with the protein MFLKKRLGLLALATTLAVAPASAKTLVYCSDASPEGFDAALYTSITTFDASSRPVFNRLVEFKIGTTLVEPGLAESWDVSEDRKEFTFHLRKGVKFHSSDIFTPTRDFNADDVLFSFNRQRLADDPYHKYAGGNWTYFGAMGLDELIKDIVKVDDYTVKLVLNRPEAPMLSNLAMDFATIQSKEYADQLMAAGTPELLNQKPIGTGPFRFVGYKQGSVIRYAGNKDYWAGAPALDSLIFAITPDASVRYQRLKSGECDIMPYPNPADLALMQEDPAINVMEQEGLNLGYLAFNTLQPPFDNPKVRKALTMAIDKQAILEAVYQGSGEMATTPLPPTIWSHNADVKPAPFDPAAAKAMLEEAGASGLEMKLWAMPVSRAYNPNARRMSEMMQADLANVGVKAEIVSYEWGEYLSRARDRNRDGAALLGWIGDNGDPDNFLAVLLGCDSVGGSNTANWCYQPYEELIQKAKITSDVAERTSLYEEAQVIVADQAPILPIAHSVDFMPMAVKVKGYKIHPMGTHNFYGVDIE; encoded by the coding sequence ATGTTTCTAAAGAAAAGACTGGGATTGCTGGCACTGGCGACGACGCTTGCAGTCGCCCCGGCAAGCGCAAAAACGCTTGTCTATTGTTCCGACGCCTCTCCGGAAGGCTTCGATGCCGCGCTTTATACCTCGATCACCACGTTTGACGCATCCTCGCGCCCGGTCTTCAACCGGCTCGTGGAGTTCAAGATCGGCACCACGCTTGTCGAACCTGGATTGGCGGAAAGCTGGGACGTCTCCGAAGATCGCAAGGAGTTCACGTTCCACCTTCGCAAAGGGGTGAAATTCCACTCCAGCGACATCTTCACGCCGACTCGTGACTTCAATGCCGACGATGTGCTTTTCAGCTTCAACCGTCAGCGTCTGGCGGACGATCCGTACCACAAGTATGCCGGTGGCAACTGGACCTACTTTGGCGCAATGGGGCTCGATGAGCTGATCAAGGACATCGTCAAGGTTGACGATTACACGGTCAAGCTGGTGCTGAACCGTCCCGAAGCGCCGATGCTGTCCAATCTGGCGATGGATTTCGCGACCATCCAGTCCAAGGAATATGCTGATCAGCTCATGGCTGCGGGAACGCCGGAACTGTTGAACCAGAAGCCCATCGGCACCGGTCCGTTCCGCTTTGTGGGCTACAAGCAGGGTTCGGTCATTCGCTATGCCGGCAACAAGGACTATTGGGCCGGTGCGCCTGCGCTCGACAGCCTGATCTTCGCAATCACCCCCGATGCCTCGGTGCGCTATCAGCGGCTGAAGTCCGGTGAATGCGATATCATGCCCTATCCGAACCCGGCCGACCTTGCCTTGATGCAGGAGGATCCGGCGATCAACGTGATGGAGCAGGAAGGGCTGAACCTCGGCTACCTTGCTTTCAACACCCTGCAGCCGCCGTTCGACAATCCCAAGGTTCGCAAGGCGCTGACCATGGCCATCGACAAGCAGGCCATTCTTGAGGCGGTCTATCAGGGCTCCGGCGAGATGGCGACGACGCCGCTGCCGCCCACGATCTGGTCGCACAATGCGGATGTGAAGCCCGCGCCATTCGACCCTGCCGCCGCAAAGGCGATGCTGGAGGAGGCCGGTGCGTCCGGCCTGGAAATGAAACTCTGGGCCATGCCGGTTTCGCGCGCCTACAACCCGAATGCCCGCCGCATGTCGGAAATGATGCAGGCTGACCTCGCCAATGTCGGCGTCAAGGCAGAGATCGTTTCCTACGAGTGGGGCGAGTATCTGAGCCGTGCGCGGGATCGCAATCGGGATGGCGCCGCGCTGCTGGGCTGGATCGGCGATAACGGGGATCCCGACAACTTCCTCGCCGTGCTTCTCGGCTGCGATTCCGTTGGCGGATCCAACACGGCCAACTGGTGTTATCAGCCCTATGAAGAGCTGATCCAGAAGGCGAAGATCACCTCGGATGTTGCTGAGCGAACAAGTCTTTACGAAGAGGCGCAGGTCATCGTGGCCGATCAGGCTCCGATCCTTCCGATTGCCCATTCGGTTGATTTCATGCCGATGGCCGTGAAGGTGAAGGGCTACAAGATCCACCCGATGGGCACGCACAATTTCTACGGCGTCGATATCGAGTAG
- a CDS encoding serine hydrolase, translating into MFYLTDSGWSERCETVKATILERFGADGITEDGFGFVALRETGKGKAPAGYAHNGDWHCYPCSLVKAFHLIHVLKILEDERVSPPVDLDDAIRDMIKWSSNTATNYVIDFVTGTTGDTYLGREEYAIWEEQREGVNRVFADLGWPEWSGCNLNQKLNGDIRYGREAQLAGADGSYLNSLTPHACARLFHELFCGELPLHDTSRKRAQDTLKRDRVGPDASLPAYQLAEYLGAGIPGEADIWSKAGFTPWTGDPRTSFYRHDLMRVAMPDAAPVILSIMTRGEQISDNGPRVFPLIGEVLAKLLVDAH; encoded by the coding sequence ATGTTCTACCTCACCGACAGCGGCTGGAGCGAACGCTGTGAGACCGTAAAAGCGACGATTCTTGAACGTTTTGGCGCAGATGGCATTACCGAGGACGGTTTCGGCTTCGTGGCCTTGCGCGAGACGGGCAAAGGAAAGGCGCCCGCGGGCTACGCCCATAACGGCGACTGGCATTGCTATCCCTGCAGCCTGGTGAAGGCCTTTCATCTGATCCATGTGCTCAAAATTCTGGAAGACGAAAGGGTCTCGCCGCCGGTCGATCTCGATGATGCGATCCGCGACATGATCAAGTGGTCCTCCAACACCGCCACGAATTACGTGATCGATTTCGTGACCGGCACGACCGGCGACACCTATCTGGGTCGTGAAGAGTATGCGATCTGGGAAGAACAGCGAGAAGGCGTGAACCGGGTCTTCGCTGATCTGGGATGGCCTGAATGGTCCGGCTGCAATCTCAATCAGAAGCTGAACGGCGACATTCGCTATGGTCGGGAAGCGCAATTGGCCGGTGCTGACGGCAGTTATCTCAATTCGTTGACCCCTCATGCCTGCGCCCGGCTTTTCCATGAGCTGTTCTGCGGCGAGCTTCCCTTGCACGACACCAGCCGCAAGCGCGCCCAGGACACCCTGAAGCGCGATCGCGTCGGCCCTGATGCAAGCCTGCCTGCCTATCAGTTGGCCGAGTATCTGGGAGCCGGGATACCGGGCGAGGCAGACATATGGAGCAAGGCCGGTTTCACACCGTGGACCGGGGATCCGCGCACATCCTTTTACCGCCACGATTTGATGCGCGTCGCAATGCCCGATGCCGCTCCGGTCATACTGTCGATTATGACTAGAGGGGAGCAGATCAGCGACAACGGACCGAGGGTCTTTCCGCTGATCGGCGAGGTTCTCGCAAAATTGCTTGTTGATGCCCACTGA
- a CDS encoding LysR family transcriptional regulator — MNLREMELFGTLMRVGTTTETARVLGISQPGVSAQLKRLESRLGISLFQRTGNRLEPTAEALEIYEQAKPIFATQARIRSRLPAMRDRYAEPVIIAATPILVEWYLGPALVAAGYDNWKKTLEIRIHDPVEDLRSRIADIGLQMAVPPKVEFHAHMVGSSALVAVMREGHELAARKRLSCSDIASHPLVCYDADWSPMGSSIRDAFQGGGLTYEPSCTVPFCANVCALVLSCGGIGIVDEMTARGYERAGIIWRPVHDIPDISIIAFHRRNEPLRSVTQDLLNRILAVGENEG, encoded by the coding sequence ATGAATCTTCGAGAAATGGAACTGTTTGGTACGCTCATGCGCGTCGGAACGACCACCGAGACAGCGCGGGTTCTGGGAATTTCTCAGCCCGGCGTGAGTGCGCAGCTGAAGCGGCTGGAAAGCCGGCTGGGCATTTCCCTGTTCCAGCGCACGGGAAACAGGCTGGAGCCGACGGCGGAGGCACTGGAAATCTACGAGCAGGCAAAGCCGATCTTTGCCACGCAGGCGCGGATAAGGTCACGCCTACCCGCCATGCGGGATCGATATGCGGAACCCGTGATTATCGCGGCAACGCCCATATTGGTGGAGTGGTATCTTGGTCCGGCCCTCGTGGCGGCGGGCTATGATAATTGGAAGAAGACGCTCGAGATCCGGATCCACGATCCGGTCGAGGACCTGCGTTCTCGCATTGCCGATATTGGCCTGCAGATGGCCGTACCTCCGAAGGTGGAGTTTCATGCCCATATGGTCGGGAGCAGCGCCCTTGTTGCCGTGATGCGCGAAGGACACGAGCTGGCCGCACGAAAGCGGCTTTCGTGTTCGGACATCGCCTCTCATCCATTGGTCTGTTACGACGCCGACTGGTCCCCCATGGGCTCATCCATTCGCGATGCCTTTCAGGGCGGCGGCCTCACATATGAACCATCCTGCACGGTGCCCTTTTGTGCGAATGTGTGCGCGCTGGTGCTCAGTTGCGGCGGGATCGGGATCGTGGACGAAATGACCGCGCGCGGTTACGAGCGCGCGGGCATAATCTGGCGGCCTGTCCACGATATTCCAGATATCTCGATCATCGCGTTCCATCGCCGCAACGAGCCGTTGCGCTCGGTCACGCAGGATCTTTTGAACCGGATCCTGGCGGTCGGCGAAAACGAGGGATGA
- a CDS encoding cytochrome b/b6 domain-containing protein, translating into MAERKVKIFTRFERFWHWTQALLIVTLMFSGLGVHGLHHALYFGQAVTLHTISALCLIALWVFAIFWHLTTGTWRHYVPDISGLWPVIRYYAYGVFKCEAHPYHKGFWRKHNPLQVLAYLGLKLVLFPTMWITGIAYLTYEFWQSTPNASAKLELIASLHLIAGYMIVSFVLIHVYLLTVGHFFEHVRPMITGVDTIDLTQEEEAYLETSEPHRLKG; encoded by the coding sequence ATGGCTGAGCGCAAGGTCAAGATCTTCACGCGGTTCGAACGCTTCTGGCACTGGACGCAGGCGCTGCTCATCGTGACGCTGATGTTCTCGGGGCTCGGTGTCCACGGGCTGCATCATGCCCTGTATTTCGGTCAGGCGGTCACCCTCCACACCATTTCCGCCCTTTGTCTGATAGCCCTTTGGGTCTTCGCGATCTTCTGGCATCTGACCACGGGGACCTGGCGTCACTACGTGCCGGATATTTCGGGCCTCTGGCCGGTCATCCGCTACTACGCCTATGGCGTCTTCAAGTGCGAAGCGCACCCCTATCACAAGGGGTTCTGGCGCAAGCACAACCCACTTCAGGTGCTGGCCTATCTGGGGCTGAAGCTGGTTCTCTTCCCGACCATGTGGATCACCGGCATCGCCTATCTGACTTACGAGTTCTGGCAATCGACGCCGAATGCGTCCGCCAAGCTCGAACTGATAGCGAGCCTCCACCTGATCGCGGGCTACATGATTGTCAGCTTCGTCCTGATCCACGTCTATCTGCTGACGGTTGGGCACTTTTTCGAGCATGTCCGCCCGATGATCACCGGTGTGGACACGATCGATCTGACGCAGGAAGAGGAGGCCTATCTTGAGACCTCAGAGCCGCATCGCCTGAAGGGGTGA
- a CDS encoding tetrathionate reductase family octaheme c-type cytochrome produces MLALVLAFGAPLFTSQSGAQEPAPEEAASDSTADHSKFKILNGPFASGQDVTKACLTCHNEAGKQVQGSLHWTWDYKHARTGQTLGKRNVINAFCGNVASNEPRCTSCHIGYGWDDMREPPPADETAVDCLVCHADKELYAKLDNQAGRPAVAPFKDGSKTITGEQATPIDLSVAARSVGAPGRENCGQCHFYGGGGDNVKHGDLSSALMAPERSVDVHMAKDGANFACSTCHVTHSHKTAGSRYDVVAKDTTGRGGPGASREAASCESCHGTKPHPGNSIIATKLNHHTDRIACQTCHIPSFARGGVATKTAWDWSTGGKLKDGKPYHEENFVQSDGKHLHTYLSTKGDFEWGENVVPYYAWFDGEVSYTLAGDTIDPTKVVEINAISGSANDPDARIWPFKRMVGRQAYDKKLNHLVYNKVYGPDTTTAFWTNFDWAKSIKAGMDYMGVPYSGEFGFVDTFMYWPITHMVAPKEDALKCGECHSKDGRLSDVPGLYIPGAAPFSDATKIGLGILLFVMIGLLGHMVVRLVRCGRKANG; encoded by the coding sequence ATGCTCGCATTGGTTCTGGCCTTTGGGGCCCCGCTTTTCACCTCTCAGTCTGGCGCGCAGGAGCCTGCCCCGGAAGAGGCAGCCAGCGACAGCACGGCCGACCATTCCAAGTTCAAAATTCTCAATGGACCGTTCGCCAGCGGACAGGACGTCACGAAGGCCTGCCTGACCTGCCACAACGAAGCCGGCAAACAGGTTCAGGGATCGCTGCACTGGACATGGGACTACAAGCACGCCCGGACCGGCCAGACTCTTGGCAAAAGAAACGTGATCAACGCGTTCTGCGGCAATGTCGCGAGCAACGAGCCTCGGTGCACCAGCTGTCATATCGGATATGGCTGGGACGATATGCGCGAACCGCCACCTGCCGATGAAACGGCGGTGGATTGTCTCGTCTGTCATGCCGACAAAGAGCTCTATGCCAAGCTGGACAATCAGGCCGGACGTCCCGCCGTCGCCCCCTTCAAAGACGGTTCGAAGACGATCACGGGCGAGCAAGCCACCCCCATCGACTTGTCCGTCGCCGCCAGGAGCGTTGGTGCTCCGGGGCGCGAGAATTGCGGCCAATGCCATTTCTACGGCGGCGGCGGCGATAATGTGAAACACGGCGATCTCTCGTCCGCCCTCATGGCACCGGAGCGTTCCGTGGACGTTCATATGGCCAAAGACGGTGCGAATTTTGCCTGCTCAACCTGCCATGTCACCCATTCGCACAAGACCGCGGGCAGTCGTTACGACGTGGTGGCGAAGGATACGACGGGACGCGGCGGACCCGGAGCCTCGCGGGAGGCGGCAAGCTGTGAATCCTGTCACGGCACGAAGCCCCATCCGGGCAACTCGATCATCGCCACCAAGCTCAACCACCACACCGACCGGATCGCCTGCCAGACCTGTCATATCCCGTCTTTCGCGCGCGGCGGCGTGGCGACCAAGACCGCGTGGGACTGGTCGACTGGCGGCAAGCTGAAGGATGGCAAGCCCTATCACGAAGAGAACTTCGTGCAGAGCGACGGCAAGCATCTTCACACCTATCTGTCCACGAAGGGCGATTTCGAGTGGGGCGAGAATGTCGTGCCTTACTACGCCTGGTTCGATGGCGAGGTGAGCTACACATTGGCCGGCGACACGATCGACCCGACCAAGGTCGTCGAGATCAACGCGATCTCCGGGTCAGCCAACGATCCCGATGCCCGGATCTGGCCCTTCAAGCGGATGGTGGGACGGCAAGCCTACGACAAGAAGCTCAACCACCTTGTCTACAACAAGGTCTATGGGCCGGACACCACGACCGCCTTCTGGACGAACTTTGATTGGGCCAAGTCGATCAAGGCAGGGATGGACTACATGGGGGTGCCCTATTCGGGTGAGTTCGGCTTTGTCGATACCTTCATGTACTGGCCGATCACCCATATGGTCGCTCCCAAGGAGGATGCGCTGAAGTGTGGTGAGTGTCATTCGAAGGACGGGCGGCTTTCTGATGTGCCCGGGCTCTACATCCCGGGAGCGGCCCCGTTCTCCGACGCGACGAAGATCGGGCTCGGAATCCTGTTGTTTGTGATGATCGGCCTGCTGGGTCACATGGTCGTGCGTCTCGTGCGGTGCGGGAGGAAGGCAAATGGCTGA
- a CDS encoding response regulator transcription factor, which produces MFIIVDEREIVTNGYASGFKREGVSSLGLMPEEFSDWVTTTPQEELGAVDAFLIGDCEGRQTYPRIIRNRIRQAPVLALNEKPSLELTLELFAAGVDDVLRKPVHVREIMARVGAIRRRATEDAENMDVGNIRVFFDGRDPVVAGEEFALPRRERRILEFMARNHGRRVTKTQIYNAVYGLMNEDVDESVVESHISKLRKKLKMQLGYDPIESVRFLGYMLKKEDEQSL; this is translated from the coding sequence GTGTTCATAATTGTGGATGAGCGAGAGATCGTAACCAATGGCTACGCCTCTGGCTTCAAAAGAGAAGGCGTTTCTTCGCTCGGCTTGATGCCGGAAGAGTTCAGCGATTGGGTTACAACAACGCCGCAAGAAGAATTGGGTGCTGTTGACGCATTCCTGATAGGCGACTGTGAGGGTCGTCAAACCTATCCGCGTATCATCCGAAATCGGATTCGCCAGGCGCCGGTGCTCGCGCTTAACGAGAAGCCGAGCCTTGAGCTAACCCTAGAGTTGTTTGCCGCCGGCGTGGACGACGTTCTGCGAAAGCCTGTTCATGTTCGCGAGATCATGGCTCGCGTAGGAGCCATCCGGCGTCGCGCTACGGAAGATGCTGAGAACATGGATGTCGGCAATATCCGAGTGTTTTTCGATGGCCGGGATCCGGTGGTCGCGGGTGAGGAGTTTGCCTTGCCTCGTCGCGAGCGGCGTATCCTGGAATTCATGGCGCGCAATCACGGTCGCCGTGTAACCAAGACGCAGATATACAATGCGGTCTATGGTCTGATGAACGAGGACGTGGATGAGAGTGTTGTGGAGAGCCACATCTCCAAACTTCGCAAGAAGCTGAAGATGCAGCTTGGCTACGATCCGATCGAATCCGTTCGTTTTCTGGGCTACATGCTGAAAAAGGAAGATGAGCAGAGCTTGTGA
- the fliI gene encoding flagellar protein export ATPase FliI, with translation MNKLERLERTVASTLQEIAPVRIGGRINQVAPNFYRVVGLSPFVCLGDTVLLETKEKPQRGEVIRLDEDEAIVKPFGRQTAVGIGTKVYRVGGLTIHPDPSWKGRVVNALGQPVDDKGLLPAGERAVPLDRDPPPSLKRSRVSKGLRTGVRVVDLFSPLCVGQRVGIFAGSGVGKSTLLAMFARSGDFDTVVVGLVGERSREVREFIEDALGDAIEKSVVVVSTGDESPMMRRLAPKTAMTIAEHFRDRGESVLLIIDSATRFAHAARDVAMAAGEPPVARGYTPSVFSELPRLLERAGPGENGSGAITGVFSVLVDGDDHNDPVADSIRGILDGHIKLDRSIADGGRFPAVDVLGSVSRLAQHAWTPEQRELVMRLKGLISRFEDTRDLRLMGGYQPGNDTQLDYACQIVPKIYEALRQGSRDKIAGDPFDYLARALSSDTNGSDTPPAA, from the coding sequence ATGAACAAACTTGAACGGCTTGAGCGGACGGTCGCGTCCACGCTTCAGGAAATCGCTCCGGTGCGGATTGGTGGACGTATCAATCAGGTCGCGCCCAACTTCTATCGTGTCGTCGGGCTTTCTCCGTTTGTCTGCCTTGGCGACACGGTGTTGCTTGAGACCAAGGAGAAGCCCCAGCGCGGCGAAGTCATCCGTCTGGACGAGGACGAGGCGATCGTCAAACCGTTCGGGCGTCAGACTGCAGTCGGTATCGGCACGAAAGTCTATCGCGTTGGCGGACTGACCATCCATCCCGATCCCTCGTGGAAGGGCAGGGTGGTCAACGCCCTTGGCCAGCCCGTGGATGACAAGGGCTTGCTTCCCGCAGGCGAACGCGCCGTGCCGCTCGACCGGGATCCTCCCCCTTCATTGAAAAGATCGCGCGTCTCCAAGGGATTGCGCACTGGGGTACGGGTCGTGGATCTGTTCTCACCACTCTGCGTGGGACAGCGCGTCGGCATCTTTGCAGGCTCGGGCGTCGGCAAGTCCACTCTGCTGGCCATGTTTGCGCGATCCGGCGATTTCGATACCGTCGTCGTGGGCCTGGTTGGAGAGCGCTCCCGGGAAGTGCGCGAATTCATCGAGGATGCGCTGGGCGATGCCATCGAAAAGTCGGTGGTTGTCGTATCCACCGGCGATGAAAGCCCGATGATGCGCCGGTTGGCGCCGAAGACGGCAATGACGATTGCCGAGCATTTTCGGGACCGGGGCGAGTCTGTTCTTCTCATCATTGACAGCGCCACCCGCTTTGCCCATGCCGCACGCGATGTCGCCATGGCAGCCGGTGAACCGCCCGTCGCGCGCGGCTATACGCCGAGTGTCTTTTCCGAACTTCCGCGTCTTCTGGAACGGGCCGGGCCCGGCGAAAACGGAAGTGGCGCAATCACCGGCGTCTTTTCGGTGCTGGTGGATGGTGACGACCATAACGATCCCGTTGCCGACAGCATCCGTGGCATCCTCGATGGTCATATCAAACTGGATCGATCCATTGCGGATGGGGGCCGTTTCCCTGCCGTGGATGTGCTTGGCTCCGTGTCCCGCCTTGCCCAGCATGCCTGGACACCTGAGCAGCGTGAACTCGTGATGCGGCTCAAGGGGCTGATTTCGCGATTTGAAGATACGCGCGACCTGCGTCTCATGGGCGGTTATCAGCCCGGAAACGACACGCAACTCGACTACGCCTGCCAGATCGTGCCGAAGATTTATGAAGCCCTGAGGCAGGGAAGCCGCGACAAGATTGCCGGTGATCCCTTTGACTATCTGGCCAGAGCGCTGTCTTCCGATACGAACGGCAGCGACACGCCGCCCGCGGCCTGA
- the flgF gene encoding flagellar basal-body rod protein FlgF, whose translation MESTLNVSLSSQVAISRRLETVARNVANMNTVGYRADEVKFSQVLSTAGEDPVSFANGGEIYISRQNGALTKTDNQLDVAVEGEGWFALRTPPGIAYTRDGRLTMGADGVLRSVNDYPVLDAGGLPIALDPEAGPPTIARDGTIFQGGNQLGALGLFSIGAEAKLARLDNSAVIPDQPATPILDFTKDGVVQGYTESSNVNPIREMTRMIELTRTFESISKMVDSGSENQQKVIRELGDSA comes from the coding sequence ATGGAATCCACCCTGAACGTTTCATTGTCGAGCCAGGTTGCCATATCTCGCAGGCTTGAGACTGTCGCGCGCAATGTCGCCAATATGAATACGGTGGGCTATCGGGCCGATGAGGTTAAGTTCTCGCAAGTTCTCTCAACCGCCGGAGAGGATCCCGTATCCTTTGCCAATGGCGGCGAGATCTACATCTCGCGCCAGAATGGCGCGTTGACCAAGACCGACAATCAGCTCGATGTCGCAGTCGAAGGGGAGGGCTGGTTTGCCCTTCGCACTCCCCCAGGGATTGCCTATACCCGAGATGGCCGGTTGACGATGGGGGCCGACGGTGTCTTGCGTTCCGTGAACGACTATCCGGTTCTTGATGCCGGTGGCTTGCCGATTGCGCTGGATCCGGAAGCCGGTCCGCCGACAATTGCGCGCGACGGAACCATTTTCCAGGGTGGAAACCAGCTCGGCGCGCTCGGGCTGTTCTCAATCGGGGCGGAAGCAAAGCTTGCCCGCCTGGACAACTCCGCCGTTATCCCCGATCAACCCGCGACCCCCATCCTCGACTTCACCAAGGATGGCGTCGTGCAGGGGTATACCGAGAGTTCCAACGTGAACCCGATCCGCGAAATGACCCGCATGATCGAGCTCACCCGAACCTTCGAGAGCATCTCCAAGATGGTCGATAGCGGGTCGGAAAACCAGCAGAAGGTCATCCGTGAACTGGGTGACAGCGCATGA